The genomic segment CACTATCGCATCCCCAAAACCTAATACGGGATGGTTGAATTTCTTTATGGCTTTAACAAGGCCTGAAACAGAGGCATGTATAGGAGCTGTTACAAATTTTTCGCTTTGCGCGATCACGTCGCCTGTTTTTACGCGATCACCGACTTTTACAATAGGCTTGCATGGCGCTCCTATATGCTGGGCCAAAGGCAATATAACCTCTGACGGCAAGGCAAGGGTTTTAATAGGCAGATCTTTTGATAAATCTTTGCGGCAAGCGGGATGAATACCGCCGGTAAAAGTTTTCCTAAGCAATTTTGGTTCTCCTGATCCCTATCAATCCAACCAAGATAAACGCTATTCCTATTATCAGCAAAATATTAAAAGTGCCTGCTATTTCAGCCAGTATAGCAGATATAAACATAAATATCAAGTATGCAAGATGTATAACAGCCTCAAGGGATGAGAATACCTTGCCGTGGGCATCTTCTGGAACTAATTCGTGGACCATTGTATTAGACGATATTATGATAGGCGATATGGCGGCCCCGAAAAAAAACGTTATCACAGCGGCAAGAGCAAAATTGGAAAACATACGGACAAGAACAAGAAACTGTAATAAAAATACCCCTCCAAGCAAAAGGCTTAGCAAAACAACTCTTATCTTGGATAACTTGTCCCCGAATTTACCATAGACAATAGCGCCGGCAAAAAGCCCTATGCCAAAAAACATTATCAATAAGCCCAGATCTCTTGTAAGACTGGCCAAATAATCCTGTATAAATACTATCAAAACAACCTGACTGGCCCCCACGCCGCTGGCTAATATAAAAAGCAGAACTGTGACAAAATGCATTTTCGGCTGGTCTATTATATGTTTGATGCCGCATTTAATATCACACAAAACCGATTTCGCGGGCAGCCGGACCATATCCTTACCGGGCAAGCCGGCAGTCTTCTTGGAAACTGCCGCCTTGCCCGGAGATGATACGCACGATAAAAGCAGGGCTGATAGAAAAAATGTGGTGGAGTCAATGATGAAACCCCCTTTAAGCCCTATGAAAGGCAATGATATCATGATAC from the Candidatus Omnitrophota bacterium genome contains:
- a CDS encoding MFS transporter gives rise to the protein MARLRDVLREPDFLFLWLGQVISQFGDKLTMMALVGLVTDKAPGSAYEIAKLFTFIIIPVFIVGPIAGVYSDRWSRKWTMIISDCVRGLLVLSIALYWIFMPATKPIFPVYIVVFLIFTVTRFFIPAKMAIVPELLTEDKLLKGNSLIHITGMIASALGFGLGGIMISLPFIGLKGGFIIDSTTFFLSALLLSCVSSPGKAAVSKKTAGLPGKDMVRLPAKSVLCDIKCGIKHIIDQPKMHFVTVLLFILASGVGASQVVLIVFIQDYLASLTRDLGLLIMFFGIGLFAGAIVYGKFGDKLSKIRVVLLSLLLGGVFLLQFLVLVRMFSNFALAAVITFFFGAAISPIIISSNTMVHELVPEDAHGKVFSSLEAVIHLAYLIFMFISAILAEIAGTFNILLIIGIAFILVGLIGIRRTKIA